A window of the Cannabis sativa cultivar Pink pepper isolate KNU-18-1 chromosome X, ASM2916894v1, whole genome shotgun sequence genome harbors these coding sequences:
- the LOC115695054 gene encoding uncharacterized protein LOC115695054, translating into MLFQFIIEIKSSIKVLETQMGQLTTQIANQTQVKKEYEGPRAERQVVEEDKDQQAPTPTQDKKKTIEGLQKKKLHLLPALIIISKFPILKGFSRITWTSNSANSLKYLRNCTSTFHLRGLGKNASLPEVRERYSIQEKEMTLQMADRSLTNPRGIIEDILVKVGKFVFPADFLILDMEEDEIFPSFWEDHSWLWEEL; encoded by the exons ATGTTATTTCAGTTCATAATAGAGATTAAATCTTCCATTAAGGTCTTGGAAACTCAGATGGGGCAGTTGACTACTCAAATTGCCAACCAAACTCAAG TGAAAAAAGAATATGAGGGACCAAGGGCAGAGCGACAAGTGGTTGAAGAGGACAAGGATCAACAAGCACCAACACCAACTCAAGACAAGAAAAAGACTATTGAAGGTTTGCAGAAAAAGAAACTTCACCTCCTACCAGCATTGATCATCATATCAAAATTCCCTATCCTTAAAGGCTTTTCAAGAATAACATGGACAAGCAATTCAGCAAATTCCTTGAAATATTTAAGAAATTGCACATCAACATTCCATTTGAGAGGCCTTGGAAAAAATGCCAGCTTACCTGAAGTTCGTGAAAGATATTCTATccaagaaaaggaaa tgactcTACAAATGGCAGACCGCTCTTTGACTAATCCTCGGGGTATAATTGAAGATATTTTGgtaaaggttggtaagtttgtcttccctgctgatttttTAATACTTGACATGGAGGAAGATGAAATATTCCCAtcattttgggaagaccattcttggcTATGGGAAGAACTATAA